The genomic window TTAAATGGCTATAACTGTAGTTTTTACCGtaatattttgggttttttgctGATGACCCCGGTGAGGAGAGAGGATACAGGGGGCAGACTGTCTAGGCTCTCTGTCACTCCCTCCAAAACGTCctgttaaaacatgtacaaaaataaaaaatttaactgTTAGAAGTTTATAGCAAACATTAATCTTACTTTTAAGATATATAGAGAATTGCACAGAGATATATGTTCATAatatgcttctttttttttttttacaatttttccaACAAATATTAACCTTACTGAGTAATTACTCTGGGATTTTggcaaaaacaaattttaagcaCAATTAAAATCAGCTTGTATATGAatgatatttatcaatattgatTAATACGTAAATAATATTaagtatttttcttaattatgtaATCATCAAAATGTCAAGATCaggtacattgtacattgtactATCAATCAAAAACCTTTGTAAACTATATTTGGGAACAGTATTATATTCATGAAGAATTagcctttgaccttgacctgaccttgacaCTGGCCTGGGTCATCTCGTCCATGACAGTAGTGATGAGGGCGGCCGTGAGGCTCTGCTTCAGTGTCTGCTGCCCCCCTCTGTTGTATACAGAGGTCAAGGTCTCCGTGACCGGGCCCTTGATATTTGCACCAAACTACAAACagtaaacacaaaaatgaaGTTACTTTGTTCATTTAACTTGTGGTTTTAATTCAAGGCGGGGTAAAAAGTAACCCCGGGTTGTTTTTTCTACCTAAATAATCAAAGAAAGATTTCTGATTTACAGTGATTTTAATGCGGAAaatcacaatacatgtattaaaaaatttggatttttttcttgttaattttaataattttttttttaaacattttgaagacTTAAAATGTACagattttaaacaatatctcTGACTGGGCTGctaatttacaaatattgactaATCTTAAAAAGTTTCTTTAACTAAAAAGCAAAAGTTTATATCAAACCATGATGAATGTCCTTATGTATTGTCTTTGGTACAGATATACGATATAATttgttctttaattttaaatattcaggACATTTTCCGGGAATTAAtgtctttattgttttttttaatgctatAATTAAACATGGCGGAAATCTTTGGACAGACTTACTAAGTTACGAATTTGTCTCCTACATGAGCCAGGACTgcagtattttatttaaaattgaggtaataaatcttttgattgtaGTTACAATTACATTAAACATTATTTGCATAAAAAGTAAATGCGCACCTATAATTCAATGGATACTAATAGTGTCAACTTCAAACTGACTTGTTAAAGCATTCTACACATACAATCACATAGTAATATAAACTATCAAACACGCTTAAATACCTTATAGATGACATCTACAAATAGAATAGCACTCACGAATATTCGTATATTGATTTATGGTATTCGTTTCAACActaacaaatatacatgaacATATCAACTCTCAGTGACTTGTTTCTGATCCAACAGAGGAGTTCTGTGCCCGGATTAGTTACCGCTTTATCTGTGTCTGTGGTCTGTTGAGACTTCCTCTGAGCTGACATCAGGATGTCGGTGAGGAGATCTACAACCACCGAGCTCTGCTCACCGCTCTCCTCCTCCAGACTCACGACAAACTCAGTCACATGGTACAAACAGGAAGTGATGTCAGACAACAGGAGGAACTTCTCATCTAAACAAAGAAATCTTTCATCTATAGAAGTAACCAAAATTGGgtaaaaaaattctgtatattAGTGAATGCTTTATTCTTTGAAACTTTCATGTGAAACACATCTTTTGGTGTACAAcaacttaaaaaagaaaaagaaattgaattgtgCTTAAATGTAATGACATGTACAATCCGTCTaagatataaaaatttaaaacaaagcaaTTAAAATCATACCTGCATTAAGAGCATTTCTACAGAAGTTGGAAAGTTTCAACACAAATTCTGGAGTTCCCAGTCCCACCAACAAACAGTTACTGCACACCTGTAGAAAGCTctgacaacaaaataaaataaaatgctaaGTAAAAAGTAACCCTCTTTGCCTCGGTGTCACAACCATACTTGATGGACTTGAACAACCGACCTTTAAGACCTGTCCACACAAGTCGTGTTTTGTTGCGGATGAAGTAACGGAGCGCTTCCTCTGACCTTTGCCCTCTTCCTCCACCCCGCCGGAGTTGATGTGAGGTAGAACTTTGTTCTCAGCCCACTCCATCACCGATACCAGGGCCGACAGACCATCAAAGTCCTCCTGTCAATCAAAACATATCAGTCTCCTTGGCAATACTGTATACTTCTGTTAATTTGTGCCTGAATGACCTTGCCATCCTTTCTCCATGTTAACAAATCTTGTAAATTCTGTTTTGTCTGTTGTCATTTATTTCAAAGGATTTAATCTTCCATGATGAAATAAATTCTGATTTCTTGAATTAAACAATTAGTGTACAGTACTGTTGTTCATACCTGTGCTTGATCCTGCAGAAGCAGTGTGAGTCTACAGTACATCACAAAATACTGAGTCAGGAGATCGTCGTTCAGAGAGTCACCGGTCTGGTTCAATCTATTCCCCATATGAAGCTGGAACAAATGAAAGCTGACATGTTGTAATGAGATAAACAACTCAAAGTATCTCACTCATCTCAGATGAACAAAAACATAacataaaactttaaataaaaacattgacCCAGATAAAGACTTTTCAAATTCTATCACAAAACACTTTTCCCCTCACCATGGACTCCTGTAGCTGTTCTTGTATCTGGATCAGTTCCCGGGGGTGGTGGGATAGAACCGCCGCCCGACACACTGGGTGGGTGATCAGGTAGGTCAGATAGCGGGCGGCCAGAACCGGTCCATACTGGTTCTCCTCCTCCGCGAACGTCACCGACTTCCTCTTGTCCTTACCCTTCTGTTATAAAAGGACTACGATTTAAATCAGCAAGGAAACTGACCTTCCTTATCAAATTGTGATCCCTAAATTTTGCATCTGGTtacaataatttgaaaatgatcACTGCTTTATTGATGCAGGCAAAACCCTTTTAAGCAGGCttcaaacttttcataatcaatctTGGAAAAACACACAAAACTTTAGAGCAATAGGAACCATGATTGTATACTGTGAGCATATCAAATTTGACTGTGTATTCATTTGATTATTCATTGATTATAGACAGAAAGTAGCTTCCACTAAATCAAGTGCATCCAGAATTAAGCCAACATggttaaaattcaatttcttacaaatattgtacatgccaaatataatacgtttacagtatcaatgaagaaacaaattacataaCCCAACTGACAAAAACAAtcttttatttctgaaaaaaaaaaaaacccaaatcaaaacaaattgaagTTGTCTCAGATGACAATCATTAACCTTGCCGTACTTTTTTCTACCACTGTGGTTTATATAGCTATTTACCTTGGCTGTGCTCTCTTTCTTTCCACCCCTGAAGCCGGCTGAGATCCACTCCTGTAGAAGCTCCAGGAGATCTGCCATCTTGTTCCACTTACACTTGGCCTCCAACAGACACCCGTAGTGAGATTCCTCAGTCTCTGTTGTCATCTTCTTCAGCTTGGACAGACAGCTGCGGCTATAAACAACAGGCTTTGAATCAACATTCACATACTTATCTGACAGTTGAGTTATTGAAACAAATCCTTGAGCCTGACTTACTAAACTATCATTCGGACCCTCCCCACCCTTgtaaaaatttctggatccacataattgttacttttttaaaataaaagtaattttacATCTTGAGATAGTATGCATGCAGCATACCGGGTATATTCAAAATCCAAGCTTGtactttattgaaaaaatacatcCATGTGATCATAGATGTGTCTCATggaagaaagaaacaaatttgTCTTgatcaatataaaagaaaaatattttaggaaattACTTCCACTACTTTCAAGTAGACTCTGTTTCACCAGAATGAAACAACTAGCACCCCAGTTTTCAGACAAAACCAAGTCTTTGGTCCAACCCTACAGCTTCTTGTTTTCTTGGATGTGCCTAAGGAAATAACTGCTGTCTATGTGGAGAGTAAGCTTGTTATTGTCTTCATGGCCAGTGAATAGATGTACCACATGTATATTTACCTGAGTACAGGAACAGAACTTGATGGAAGGTGTCCAGCCAACAGAATAACAGCCAATGAAATCTCAGGATCCTGTAACATCAAAATGTAATGTTAGGTTACAATAGTAAATGACATTTTGTTGTGAATTTTTCAGAATGAAGTGAGTCACTTTTCTCAGTGTAAGTCATCCCTTCGAACTCTATTTCATGTCTTTCCTGATCCCATACTTACCTCAAATGTTTTTAACATCTCTGGCACAGCCAAGCAAAACTTCTGCTGAAGATCTTGCTCAATTTTCTTATGTCTAGTCTTTATgggaaaaagaaaatacaaaatcatgcatttctagaaaaaaaaatacctcttATAAAGAAAGTTACAATAACTTCATTTGAAATTGAGCCATTTCCCttagcaaattaaaaaatcatagtGCTGTGCTTCATAAAAATTTTGAGTTTATTGGTTCAGGACACTaacaaataatttgttttccatAACGTTACCTCCTGAAGTTTTGTGGAGATGTTATACCACATGATCACCAGGATCTCTATGAAGCCCTTCATCACCGCCGTATTGTGAACCGTCAGATCTTCCTCCTGGAAGCAGATATCATCTCTTGTTACCTtgtgaactttttaatttatttatttattaatctttatttatctattaatcTTTAATCCTGCACAACTGACTTGATGTTATTGTTATTGTCTCAATAAACCTCTTTGGAGTTCTGAGCATCACTCAATGAGTTAACTGACCTCTTAGGTTTTCCATGTATCACTCAGTGAGTCATCTCACCTCTTCACTATTCTGAGTATCACTCAGTGAGTTTTCTCATTTTACTATTCTGAGTATCACTCAGTGAGTTTTCTCATTTTACTATTCTGAGAATCACTCAGTGAGTTTTCTCATTTCTTCACTGTTCTGAGTATCATTCAATGTAATATGTAAGATGTCTCACCCATTCACTGTTccatctaattaaaattagatgttagaTCCGCTCGCTTACTTGCTACACAAAGAGTAGTAAGTAAtctaacatttaattttaattagattgttcACTGTTCTGAGTAACACTCAGTGAGTTATCTCACCTCATCACTGTTTTGAGTATCACTCAGCGAGTTATCTTGGGACTCCTGTCGTATCCTTTCGTCTCTGATACACTCCAAGATCTTCCTACACAGAGTTATCATGTAGCCGGCTGTATACAACAAAGATAAGTCAATAGAGGAGTAAATCAAATAGTTAACAAATTTGACCATATATAAAACGGAGATGGAATGTTAAAACTATAAACTGTCAAACAGTTTTTGAAAAAGCATATATTGTTCTAACCAAGTCTACACCAGAATTGACTTTTTTCAAAGCAAGTCAAATAAGATACTATGAACAAGAAAAAATTGACAAGGTCAAATTGGGTGCTGTTGAGGTATTTCATTGGAAAGTGACAAACAGTTCGCCAGTTCCCTTTTATACAAGTAGTTAATTAACAGCAAGAACATAGCAACCAAGGCAGCCTTAGATTTCCCAGCCATTCACCTGTTTGTTGGAGGTCCATAAAGTGCTGGGCATTACGGAAGAAGACGCGGGTCGCCCCAGGGTTAGTCTGTATGAGAGCCACACAGCGGGGGATCTGCTCCTGTTCACTCTTGTCCAGGGGGAGAAAGCTGGGGAAGAGGAGGGTCATCAGGCGCCGCACCACTGGGGCGGTGTCCACTTCCAGGCGGGCTAACAGGTGCTCCACTGGAACCACCTCCCAGAACTGTCAAAATTAATGAACTGCCATGATTGGGCAAACTCCCCTTTCAAAGTAATCCAAGTACAGTCAATATTTCTGGAACTGATCATGTcacaaaaataatgaattatatagTTCTTCAATGTAATGACTTCTAGTAATAAATGCAGTTATACCTTGATAGCCCTGACCCCTTTGACCTTCAGGAGGAGGTTTACCATGGCGACTCGAACCTTCTCTGAGGTGTCGTGGATGTGGCTCTGTAGCTGTGGGAGGATGGGCTTCAGCATCAGGTGACAGAGGTGATTGTCCACCAGGGTGATCAGGCCCTGTAAAAGGGGGAGACAACTTTAATAACATTAACTATATCAACTTATGAAAGactgtaaaaatgtattttgtttgttaataattcATAATGAGACCTACATTGTGTATGACATATCAAAGGAAAATACATCTTTGTTGATATTAAACTTAACCACAAGTATCAAAAGACCCTGTAAAACATATCTAGCTCACTAATAAATTACAGAGACCGACAGTACATTGTATGTTTAACATATCAATTAATGAGACACCTTTGATGACATTTACTTAAGTAACTAGATAACACATTTGTAAACTGTGCTGGGCTAGGTGATAAGGCAGAGCTCAATaatgtatataatatgtatGACGAGGAAACCTTAAAAGTACCAAGAAAACTGAAATTGTAAAAGAAAATCCATTGATCATTACATGGTAAGAACACAATAACAGCTCTCTATTTATGTTTTGtctacatttacatatattgaCCCCTGACCTTGACGACACTCTCTCTGACATCCGCTGACGACGAATCAAACGCCAGGTCCTGGATCACCTTGGTGATGATGTTTTTGATGGTGACGGAGGGCATCAGCTCCCAGAAGAGGCTCATGATTCGGAACACCCCCAGCACGGCCTGGCTCCTGACCCCGGGGACGGGGTCCTCCAACAGCATCTGTAACATCCTATACATGTAACCTTGTAATAATGGTAACATTCTGTAACATCCTATACATGTAACCTTGTAATAATGGTAACATTCTGTAACATCCTATACATGTAACCTTGTAATAATGGTAACATTCTGTAACATCCTATACATATAACCTTCTAAAATTGGTAACATTCTGTAACATCCTATACATGTAATCTTCTTATAATGGTAACATTCTGTAACATCCTATACATGTAACCTTCTAAAATGGTAACATTCTGTAACATCCTATACATATAACCTTCTAATAATGGTAACATTGGAGGGATGGTTTGTCATAATgcatatttatcattaaaatgaaatacataattCAAGAAGAAAATCTTTGAGGTATAAAGCATTATCACAAAAGTAAGTTTTATTAtgaatacaaattatttttactgtAAGTAGAGATACACACCATTGCTTGGGTATTTACTACTGTACATctttataatgtacatgtatactatagaTTCCTTATCTTATGGGAGTACTTAATATCGCGATTCAACTGGTTTGCATCAAATCACATGAATATAAATTCGCGAACATCGAAGTGTTTGCATAATTTCGTTTAGTTTAcatatgattgaaaattaaaagcgagattaaCAAATCTGCAAGATATGCTTCTCGCAAATTTATGCGGATTTTAATTCGtcgtgtttaattaggaatttactgATTTCTCAGTCACTGGTAGTTCAAATTCACGTCCACAGCCACATGTATTTTAACTTATGTAcaccttttttttaatgaacatcAGTTTAAAAGTCATAAGATTTTATTCTGTACCAGTTTGTCATATTAGTTATTCCTTTAGAAAACCAATAAAGAAACctttataaatgtacatgtagctgcatTAAATCAATCCCTTCTCAGTTTCTTCTATCCCCTGTTAGCCCTTACCAGTAGGAGGTCAAACTGTTTCTGGAGCAGAGTGTCCTTCTCCTCCGTGTTGAAATCTGGGTCAAGGAGAGGGAAGGCGTCCACTAGCACCCAGGTTGCATTACCTCGCACGTCGGGGTTAGCCACCTACAAAAGAGCGGAAAATGTTTAACAGAGAACCACTCAACTCAAGTTGTACAAGCCAGGTTTCTTTTTTGGTTTACTCGACTTCTgatctctttttaaaaatttattaaattttgatttcctCCGTTTTGttcttaatatttcttttttttaatggagGAAGGGATGTAggattatatttttacataaaatttctaTCCAAAgtaaaaagttgtgtgtttatgtgtatattatcattattatgcattactttttgtgttagaaaatgaaacatttacagAAGTGCCTAGTGATTGCTCAATAAATCACTGCTATATACAAACCTTTAGAGACCTCCAGAGAAATGGCTCGTACAGATTTAACAACATGGCATCCACTCCACTTTTCTTCTTCTGCTGATGGAAGTACGTCAAAACCTGCAGTACATAAAATACTCACTATAGAAAAATCTTGCAGGAATGAAATTTGGCTGtagttcaattttttaacaggTGAGCATAGATTTGTATCACTGCATTTCTGACCATACCAATTTGcatacatatatgcatgataTTTAGCTATGTACTTGAATCGGTGacaaatttttctaaaaacacaATAGAATAGAACGTCAATACTCAATAGAATGCAACAGTCAAATGTAATACACGTGTACCTTTACTTGTACCTACCTGTCTGAGGGCTGGGGCCAGAGACTTCTGGGCGTGTACTGCGTGGTTCATCAGGTCCTGTATACAGTCAGTCTCTAGCTTCTGTtgatgtaagaaaaaaaataagtatttcaaTTAATAAATGGATAAAACATTATCAAACCACTTACACCACATATAATGTATTctcaattaaaacaaatactaaaatatggaggtttttaaaggtaaaacccCTGTTTACGAGATATCTATACTTACCTGCATCAACTTTTTGCATTTTCCCCGAGCTGCCTACGATCATGCCTGAACTTTTGAGACCACCCCTGTGGTATCATCTAGTGTTTACCCATAATGCACAAGCATACTTCCGTTTCAGTTTTGTGAGGGCCTACACAACTAGGACCCAATGAACAGGGGTGGGTGATGCAGGTAAGTATAGATATCTCGTAAACAGgggttttacctttaaaaacctCCAGTTTACATCAATATCTATACTTACCTGCATCAACTTTTTGCAGAATTTGTAGCAGAAATATTGGGCGGGATTACAATCACTATCATATAATagtaaaataaagaatacacTCACCCAAAAAGATAttctatttttgttctttttcttttgcccATCTCGATGTATCAAGAACTGATGACTTGGCAAAGCGAGCTTCTCCTTGAGGAACATCTCTCATATAGAATGAAGTAAAGGTGTTTTCTGTTGCCCAATGAGCTGTCTGTAGAATTTCTTCTAGAGTTGCACCATTGAAAAGGGCCCATGAAGTTGCCAATCGTCTTGTATCATGTGCACGCACATGAGATAAGGTCTCACTGTTATGTTCATACACAAACTTTACTAGTGACACAATccatcttgaaattgaattcTTGGATGCTGGTTTTTGCGAGTCCGATTTGTAAGTCAAGAATAAACACTTTTCATCACCACGAGAAGACTCTGTCCTTTTTAGGTACATTTTAAGTGCTCTACAAGGACACAAAAGCAAGTCTCTACTGTCTGTTGCAAAGCTATTAAACTCTGGTATGAATATTGGTTTCCATGGCTTTCCTAATCTCTGAGTTTTGGCTAAAAACTGTATATTTGGTAATAAACGTATTCCATTCTGCTCAAGACGTAAATGTGACTCTCCAATTGAAAGAGCTTGAATTTCGCTTACTCTTGATGCTGTTGCCAGAGCCACAAGGAACACTGTCTTCCATGTAAGGTACTTCATATCGCATGAATTCATCGGTTCAAATGGGGAGTCACACAACTTCCAAAGAACAGTCGGCAAATCCCAATTTGGAAGTAATGGTCGTACATTAGGTTCAGAATTGTATATTCCTTTTATTAACTTTGACAGATCAGTGTTGTTACTGACAGAACTATTGCTCCAACCCTTATGCATAGATGCTATCGCTGACCTATAACCCATTAAAGTATTTGGCTTACAATTACGTTCTTCATGCAAATAGATGAAGAAGTCTGCTAAATCAGCTACAGTGGCCTCAACTGAATCCTTTTGGTTCTTGGCACACCATTCCTTGTAGATTCGTATTCTAgcatcatacatttttcttgttgaCTGTCTTCGTGAGTTGAAGATAAATGACTTAGCTTTCTCAGAAAATCTATTCTCTGTTCtttgttgtttgaaattttcCAAACCGCCAGATGCAGACTTTCTGGACTTGGATGAATGAACTGCCCTCTTCTTTGAGTCAACATGTCTCTTATTATTGGAAGTTCCCTTGGAATGTCGACCAATAGATGTAGTAGGTCTGGAAACCATGACTGTCTTGGTGAAAACGGAGCGATGAGGAGAAGAACACACGACTCCTGTTCCACTTTCCTGAGTACTTTCGGAATTAATATGGGAGGCGGAAATGCATATGCAAACATTCCTGTCCAATCTACAGCTAGCGCATCGCATTCCCATGCCAAGGGGTCTGGAAACGGAGAACAAAACACTGCTAGTTTCCGGTTTTCCCTTGTTGCGAATAAATCTATGTTTGGAGTGGGAAAAACTCGAAAAATCTGCTGAACTATTTCTTGGTTGAGACTCCATTCTGTCATCTTGGGAATTTGTCGCCCTCTGGACAACTGATCCGCTATTACATTCTTTTTCCCTGGAATGTGAGCTGCTTTGAGCTGTATCCCGAGAAGGTGACACCAATGCAGAATCCTCCATGTCATCACGCATAGGGCTGCAGACTTTGTCCCCCCTTGGCGATTGATGTAAGACACTACTGTTGAATTGTCTGTCCTCAGCAAGACTTGCCTGTGTTTGACATTGTCCCTGAAGTGATGAAGTGCATTCTCCACTGCACTGAGTTCCAACAGATTTATATGTGATGACTGTTCTATCACCGTCCATTTCCCCGACACATTGCGATCCTCTAGGTGGGCTCCCCACCCGTAAGTTGATGCATCCGTCCACAAGGTTAGGTCTGCTCTGAAGCTCAGAATAGACGTTCCTGCCAGAACATTCCCTCTCTCTATCCACCAGAGAAGATGTGGGATGAGGAAACTGTCCATTTGAATCAGATGATCCAGTTCGTCCACATGTGGACGCCACTGGGACAGAAGGCAGAACTGAATGGGACGCATCTTGAGTCTGGCAAGAGGTACCAAATCTATACAGGCTGCCATTAAACCAAGGATTCTGAGGAATGTACGTGCTGGGATAAAAGATTCCATAACCATGGTAGAAATTGCCCCAAACAGACTGAGAAAACGGTCCAAACTGGGGTAGACCATACCCTGTTGGAGGTTGAATAGTGCTCCAAGATAAGTTATCTGTTGCGTTGGCTGCAGAATTGACTTGGATTGATTTATTACCAGGCCCAAGTCCATCAGCAGAAACAAAGTTCTCCTTAGTTGATGAACTAATGTAATTCGATCTGCATTTTTGAGAAGCCAATCGtccaggtacatgtaaatggaaaTCTGTTGACTTCTTAGATGTGCACCTATTGCCCCCATTAATTTCGTAAACACTCTTGGGGCTGTTGCTAGACCGAAGGGCATTGACCTGAATTGATAATGGATATTGTCTATGCAAAACCTGAGGTATTTCCTGTCTTCTGGATAAATTGGAACATGTAGATATGCATCCTTTAGATCTATTGATGCCACCCAGTCTCCTACATTCAGAGCCTGTATTACTGACCTTAGAGACTCCATCTTGAAATGTTGATTTTGGAGAAATATATTTAACGGTTTCAAATTGAGAATCGGACGGTAACCTCCGTCTCGTTTTGGAACAACAAAAAAGGTGCTGTAAAACCCCTGACCTTCCTGGGTCTTGGGAACAATCTCTATGGCATGCTTTTCTAATAAACTTTCTATTTCTTCTAAAATACATTGTCTTTGGACGAcatcttgtacatttgttaTTCTTACTCCTGTATTTGGAGGGTGTTTTATGAACACAAGTTTGAGTCCTTCCTGgactatttttaaaatccaatcGTCGGATGTAATTTTCATCCACTCCCTGTGGTACGAAATGATCCGACAGCCTACTTTGGCTGATTTCTGCAACTCGAGTCGAGTCTCTAATTGATCCGTCAAAACTACTTTGGGGGACGAAACCCCAAACGATCTTGTGCAGAGCC from Magallana gigas chromosome 9, xbMagGiga1.1, whole genome shotgun sequence includes these protein-coding regions:
- the LOC105329151 gene encoding condensin-2 complex subunit G2, which produces MEKREELIHISSKNASKELLTFVSHHKKNLTDIFDGYTKKQTEELWVGVNQMCATTLLTLDLAQDDRLEGEMRVVLETMECFVMLAQTTIRQPSPHISPDLMSTACVLHELLLHMPDSADRLRNSVSSLFEEWWRLGLNGRFDLVTNTLIYLLQRSLSTRGNANSVKRVWALHSALELVDMTNESSSLFFDLLQQTVVNNNYLGTDEGRRFLGFIMTLDGTLTGCLHKCIKNHIPTAPSSWLERFGEVYFRAWSIGSNLTEKLETDCIQDLMNHAVHAQKSLAPALRQVLTYFHQQKKKSGVDAMLLNLYEPFLWRSLKVANPDVRGNATWVLVDAFPLLDPDFNTEEKDTLLQKQFDLLLMLLEDPVPGVRSQAVLGVFRIMSLFWELMPSVTIKNIITKVIQDLAFDSSSADVRESVVKGLITLVDNHLCHLMLKPILPQLQSHIHDTSEKVRVAMVNLLLKVKGVRAIKFWEVVPVEHLLARLEVDTAPVVRRLMTLLFPSFLPLDKSEQEQIPRCVALIQTNPGATRVFFRNAQHFMDLQQTAGYMITLCRKILECIRDERIRQESQDNSLSDTQNSDEEEDLTVHNTAVMKGFIEILVIMWYNISTKLQETRHKKIEQDLQQKFCLAVPEMLKTFEDPEISLAVILLAGHLPSSSVPVLSRSCLSKLKKMTTETEESHYGCLLEAKCKWNKMADLLELLQEWISAGFRGGKKESTAKKGKDKRKSVTFAEEENQYGPVLAARYLTYLITHPVCRAAVLSHHPRELIQIQEQLQESMLHMGNRLNQTGDSLNDDLLTQYFVMYCRLTLLLQDQAQEDFDGLSALVSVMEWAENKVLPHINSGGVEEEGKGQRKRSVTSSATKHDLCGQVLKSFLQVCSNCLLVGLGTPEFVLKLSNFCRNALNADEKFLLLSDITSCLYHVTEFVVSLEEESGEQSSVVVDLLTDILMSAQRKSQQTTDTDKAFGANIKGPVTETLTSVYNRGGQQTLKQSLTAALITTVMDEMTQASVKDVLEGVTESLDSLPPVSSLLTGVISKKPKILRNFLEELEYRIKSCPAPDLNCLHGCIHLVATISKCKPSSSGLRECLVAIETHFKILDPPEDEEKRYVYDNVTQKLEECQKILNRS